A DNA window from Mycolicibacter hiberniae contains the following coding sequences:
- a CDS encoding glycosyltransferase family 4 protein: MRIGMVCPYSFDVPGGVQAHVLQLSEVLRTRGHDVSVLAPASPDVTLPDYVVSGGKSVAIPYNGSVARLQFSPAAHRKVKKWLANGDFDVLHLHEPNAPSLSMLALNVAEGPIVATFHTSTTKSLTLSVVQALLRPMHEKIIGRIAVSDLARRWQMEALGSDAVEIPNGVDVASFAAAQPLPGYPRAGRTVLFLGRYDEPRKGMAVLLGALPALAETHRDVEVLIVGRGDEDELCRAAGKLAKHLRFLGQVDDAEKASALRSADVYCAPNTGGESFGIVLAEAMSAGTAVVASDLDAFRRVLNDGQAGRLVPVDDHEALAAALIELLDDDALRAAYVAAGAEAVRRFDWPVVADQIIRVYETVAGVGSKVTVGD, encoded by the coding sequence ATGCGTATCGGCATGGTCTGCCCCTACTCGTTCGATGTGCCGGGCGGGGTGCAGGCTCATGTGCTGCAGCTTTCGGAGGTGCTGCGGACCCGTGGACATGACGTCAGCGTGCTGGCGCCCGCCTCCCCGGATGTCACCCTGCCCGATTACGTGGTCTCGGGCGGTAAGTCGGTTGCCATTCCCTACAACGGCTCGGTGGCCCGGCTGCAGTTCAGCCCGGCTGCGCACCGAAAGGTCAAAAAGTGGCTGGCCAACGGTGATTTCGATGTCCTGCACCTGCACGAGCCGAACGCCCCCAGCCTGTCGATGCTGGCGCTGAACGTGGCCGAGGGGCCGATCGTGGCGACGTTTCACACCTCGACGACCAAGTCGCTGACGCTCAGTGTGGTGCAGGCACTGCTGCGTCCGATGCACGAGAAGATCATCGGCCGGATCGCGGTGTCCGACCTGGCCCGGCGCTGGCAGATGGAGGCCCTGGGTTCGGACGCGGTGGAAATCCCCAACGGGGTGGATGTGGCGTCCTTCGCGGCGGCACAGCCACTGCCGGGCTATCCGCGCGCGGGGCGAACGGTGCTGTTCTTGGGCCGCTACGACGAACCCCGTAAGGGTATGGCGGTGCTGCTGGGAGCGCTGCCAGCCCTGGCGGAGACGCACCGCGACGTCGAAGTGCTGATTGTCGGGCGGGGCGATGAAGACGAACTGTGCCGTGCCGCAGGCAAGTTGGCGAAACATCTGCGCTTCTTGGGGCAGGTCGACGACGCAGAGAAGGCATCGGCGCTGCGCAGTGCCGACGTGTACTGCGCACCCAACACCGGCGGCGAGAGCTTCGGCATCGTGTTGGCCGAGGCGATGTCCGCCGGTACCGCGGTGGTCGCCAGCGACCTGGACGCCTTCCGCAGGGTGCTCAACGACGGGCAGGCGGGCCGGCTGGTGCCGGTCGACGACCACGAGGCGCTGGCCGCCGCCCTGATCGAGCTTCTCGACGACGACGCGCTGCGGGCCGCCTATGTAGCCGCCGGTGCTGAGGCGGTGCGCCGATTCGACTGGCCGGTGGTGGCCGACCAGATCATCCGGGTCTACGAGACGGTCGCCGGGGTGGGCAGCAAGGTCACGGTGGGCGACTGA